One window of Dysgonomonas mossii genomic DNA carries:
- a CDS encoding discoidin domain-containing protein has translation MENSSHYRVFTRQSLVWIILFIFGVYSPLYGQSWKASGSDQYPKLETFVSALSATDRGIVGDGVTDNTAAIQTALNDIATWGGGALYLPDGKYVINGGLIIPKGVILRGDWKKPVKGEPIGGTILMGFAGRGDVNGSPLLTLESASAVMDIAIWYPEQNPDNIVAYPPSILFGKPGYWGNDFANAKNVTFVNSYIGLMYSRTNTGGCPIVNGMYGTPLSVGVEIDNIGDVGRIENIDFSPSYWASSGLTGSPAAGSAFANWIYEHGTGIVMRRNDWSYTTYVHVEKYNKGILLGYSMSAGSEGFTPNGHYYDLTFKDCKTAVYAEAVNDVGLLCSNLKIQNCETGFSFRPNTGGVFQIQASQIEATSEAISVDKSSGTKILLNQSLVSKGAINIGGGSLVANNNDFNNDKPQITIGIAARSILNGNRFSKEVDIKNKSILENVIDHTPVSMAQVPSFEKIQDQSRKPSREVLYNAAAAPYNAIGNGTTDNTNAIQTALNQAGTDGGGIVFLPPGKYKVLGHLTIPSGVELRGASDVPSSPLGKGSIIEVYADKGNPNGTPFIKLSSNSGIRALAFNYPEQDARLLPNMPSYPYCIQATGANTYVINIGVRATDKFLDLFTYKCDNHFVDYVMGHVFTSGVKIGGNSKDGIVQNVHVNVNAYAYGGESKWGSWPNSPNPSSEGNLIDASYVHGTNHLQFLEVGSCENLRLYNDFIFGGHNGFILNDNAKGSSLGLGIDGSISAFKVVGSGIESFDLINTQIVAFGSDSRYIETSPNFTGKVTFFNSDYWGNPTKGLALSGGKVEMQTAHFHHPGQTGLASLASGSELSLQASSVMPVNNLLIGGGEAGLSVVSSITNSSGINTANVKLWKNNLAHSPKLSGENVYDRTGWSASASNNTNGARNALDGNPATRWDTEAVQAPGQWFLVDMNEEKDIDAIILDYSASSGDYPVGYEILVSSDGASWNSVATGKGNSNMLFVILDQTVKGRYIKINQTGSKDLYWSIHEFYVYKSEEVAEEVPLDMTGWIASASNNTNAAQNAIDYDDETRWDTEALQAPGQWFMVDMRKEQEFDKLVLDCTKSPNDFPVSYEVYVSNDGTTWGSPIHTGNGSPNSFIIKFEPQKYRYIRIVQTGTNPGGYWSIHEFRVYNTNATTPISNSHNYEHYIMYGQSLSTGHESDKLSTDNLDGNYMIGSQVWINYGNQALNTLSPLVATEYGTALGESPLHGAVNHLRKQVPLMHDATGKENRILATSSGTSGKNIEELSKEYQGSEVLYNNYITALEKAKTIVDRTNSTISCPAIIFMQGEFNYYNEYGTGLDGHEGTASGDKATYKNLLMTLKNNMQADAKAQYQQADNPVFYTYQAGAQYTKGRSLEIGMAQLEAANANSDIICVGPIYPMTDVGGHLDANGYRWYGEMIGKVIYKTKVLGETFTPLQPIEISRVEGNQKQLRIKYIAPKLPLVLDTKTLLEMPNYGFNVYLNDVEQSIQNVVIDGSEQDCVLITCANNLDGAIEVTYAGVDATLSGRNLRGHGNLRDSDDYQAFFNYEHKTWNNSPTTSGEPMDASGNVIDGKHYPLYNFSVAFYYKLDADKDKYIVPNLSDMYSDTDISSLKVNGDDWNIENTYVLDCGYSADKIDVAVIPATGATVSGGKSFSMDVKKPGLYEKVITVTAADGIASKNYTLKVEVPIPFNSIVVQKWNNILAVNNNAATNGGYVFKDYQWFRNGEKIGTNKQYYSAGGKETDILDKAALYSVRMTTADGKSFSTCQGSALLKSSSTKVYPNPVNALEVISLETDLDEDMLKGAKLQVYTIAGSLEKSIPVVGKVTPFTLSKAGTFIVKLRTKSGFEEEFKIIAK, from the coding sequence ATGGAAAATTCTTCACATTACAGAGTGTTTACAAGACAATCTCTTGTTTGGATTATACTCTTTATTTTTGGAGTGTATAGTCCATTGTACGGACAATCGTGGAAGGCCTCGGGGTCGGATCAGTATCCTAAATTAGAAACTTTTGTTTCCGCCTTATCGGCTACCGATAGAGGTATTGTGGGTGACGGAGTCACCGATAATACAGCTGCGATACAAACAGCTTTAAACGACATAGCAACATGGGGTGGAGGTGCTCTTTATCTGCCCGATGGCAAATATGTAATCAATGGCGGACTGATAATTCCTAAAGGAGTTATTCTCCGTGGCGATTGGAAAAAGCCTGTGAAAGGAGAGCCGATAGGTGGTACTATCCTTATGGGATTTGCCGGTAGGGGCGATGTGAATGGCTCGCCTTTGCTCACTCTCGAATCTGCATCGGCTGTTATGGATATCGCTATTTGGTATCCCGAACAGAACCCCGATAATATAGTTGCATATCCCCCATCTATTTTGTTCGGAAAACCCGGCTATTGGGGTAATGACTTTGCGAATGCAAAGAACGTGACATTTGTAAATTCATATATCGGGCTCATGTATTCGAGAACAAATACAGGCGGCTGCCCTATTGTAAATGGAATGTATGGAACACCGCTTTCGGTAGGTGTAGAAATAGATAATATAGGTGATGTAGGGCGAATTGAGAATATCGATTTCTCACCAAGTTATTGGGCCTCATCAGGGTTGACAGGCTCTCCTGCTGCCGGAAGCGCTTTTGCAAACTGGATATACGAGCATGGGACAGGAATCGTAATGCGCAGGAACGACTGGTCGTATACTACGTATGTTCATGTAGAAAAATACAATAAAGGAATACTATTGGGCTATTCGATGTCGGCAGGCAGCGAAGGTTTTACTCCAAACGGACATTATTATGATTTGACGTTTAAGGATTGTAAAACAGCTGTCTATGCAGAAGCTGTGAATGATGTAGGTCTCTTGTGTTCTAACCTGAAAATACAAAATTGTGAAACCGGATTTTCTTTCAGACCGAATACAGGCGGAGTATTTCAGATACAAGCTTCTCAGATTGAAGCTACCTCCGAGGCTATTTCAGTGGATAAATCATCGGGTACAAAAATTTTGTTGAATCAGTCGTTAGTAAGCAAAGGTGCAATCAACATCGGCGGAGGTTCGCTTGTTGCCAATAATAATGATTTCAACAATGATAAGCCGCAGATAACTATTGGTATTGCTGCAAGGTCTATTTTAAATGGAAATCGTTTCTCGAAAGAGGTTGATATCAAGAATAAATCTATTCTCGAAAATGTAATAGACCATACGCCTGTTTCTATGGCACAAGTACCAAGCTTTGAAAAAATACAGGATCAGAGCAGAAAGCCATCGAGAGAAGTGCTTTACAATGCTGCGGCTGCACCATACAATGCTATAGGAAACGGGACAACTGATAATACGAATGCCATACAAACAGCCTTGAATCAGGCCGGAACTGATGGCGGAGGGATTGTTTTTCTTCCTCCGGGTAAGTATAAAGTCTTGGGACACCTGACAATTCCTTCGGGGGTAGAACTAAGAGGGGCGTCTGATGTACCTTCTTCTCCACTTGGCAAAGGTAGTATTATAGAAGTTTATGCAGACAAAGGCAATCCGAACGGAACTCCATTTATTAAGTTGTCTTCAAATAGCGGTATTCGTGCATTGGCGTTTAATTATCCCGAACAGGATGCACGTTTACTACCTAATATGCCATCATATCCTTATTGTATACAGGCTACAGGAGCTAATACGTATGTTATAAATATAGGGGTAAGGGCTACAGATAAATTTCTCGATTTGTTTACTTACAAATGTGATAATCATTTTGTAGACTATGTCATGGGACATGTCTTTACATCCGGTGTAAAGATCGGTGGCAACTCCAAAGACGGGATTGTACAAAATGTACATGTGAATGTAAACGCTTATGCCTACGGTGGCGAATCGAAATGGGGAAGCTGGCCAAATTCTCCTAATCCGAGTAGTGAAGGAAATCTCATCGACGCTTCTTACGTGCATGGAACAAATCATCTTCAGTTTTTAGAGGTGGGTTCGTGTGAAAACTTACGCTTATATAACGACTTTATCTTTGGAGGACATAATGGCTTTATCCTGAATGACAATGCCAAAGGCTCATCTTTAGGATTGGGCATAGACGGTAGTATAAGTGCATTCAAGGTAGTTGGAAGCGGAATCGAGTCTTTTGATCTTATCAATACCCAGATCGTTGCTTTTGGTAGCGATAGCCGATATATTGAAACAAGCCCGAACTTTACAGGGAAGGTTACTTTCTTTAATTCAGACTATTGGGGAAATCCAACAAAAGGACTTGCATTGTCGGGAGGAAAGGTAGAAATGCAAACGGCACACTTCCATCATCCCGGACAAACAGGATTGGCTTCATTAGCTTCCGGCTCAGAGTTGAGCCTTCAGGCTTCATCTGTTATGCCTGTCAACAACCTTTTGATAGGTGGAGGAGAAGCGGGATTGTCAGTCGTTTCGTCGATAACAAACTCTTCGGGAATTAATACTGCCAATGTGAAACTTTGGAAAAATAACCTTGCCCATTCTCCAAAGCTGTCAGGCGAAAATGTTTACGACCGTACAGGCTGGTCGGCTTCTGCATCGAATAATACAAATGGAGCAAGAAACGCATTGGATGGCAATCCTGCTACCCGATGGGATACTGAAGCGGTTCAAGCTCCGGGGCAATGGTTCTTGGTAGATATGAACGAAGAAAAAGATATTGATGCTATTATTCTTGATTATTCAGCCAGCTCGGGAGATTATCCTGTAGGTTATGAGATTCTCGTGTCAAGCGATGGGGCTTCGTGGAATAGCGTAGCTACAGGAAAAGGAAATAGCAACATGTTGTTTGTTATCTTAGACCAAACAGTAAAAGGACGATATATAAAAATAAACCAAACAGGATCGAAAGACTTGTACTGGTCAATCCACGAATTTTATGTTTATAAGTCTGAAGAAGTAGCCGAGGAAGTTCCTCTGGATATGACAGGATGGATTGCTTCGGCATCGAATAATACGAATGCGGCTCAGAATGCAATAGATTATGATGATGAAACCCGATGGGATACAGAAGCTCTTCAAGCTCCGGGACAGTGGTTTATGGTAGATATGAGAAAAGAACAGGAGTTTGATAAATTGGTGTTGGACTGTACCAAAAGCCCGAATGATTTTCCTGTTTCTTACGAAGTATATGTCTCTAACGACGGTACAACATGGGGAAGCCCTATACATACAGGTAATGGCAGCCCGAATAGCTTTATTATAAAGTTTGAGCCGCAGAAGTACAGATATATCCGCATTGTTCAGACAGGAACTAATCCGGGCGGTTACTGGTCGATACATGAATTTAGGGTATATAACACAAATGCAACGACTCCGATCTCCAACTCTCACAACTATGAGCATTACATCATGTACGGACAAAGCTTGTCTACAGGGCATGAATCGGATAAGCTGTCTACCGATAACCTTGATGGAAACTATATGATAGGAAGCCAAGTCTGGATAAACTATGGAAATCAGGCACTAAACACATTGAGCCCTTTAGTAGCTACCGAATATGGTACAGCTTTGGGTGAGAGTCCGTTGCACGGAGCTGTCAATCATTTACGTAAGCAAGTTCCGTTAATGCATGATGCTACGGGTAAAGAGAATCGTATTTTGGCAACATCGAGTGGAACAAGTGGAAAGAATATAGAAGAGCTTTCGAAAGAATACCAAGGCTCGGAAGTATTATATAATAATTATATCACAGCTCTGGAAAAAGCAAAAACGATTGTTGACAGAACCAACAGTACTATTTCTTGTCCGGCTATCATATTCATGCAAGGAGAATTCAATTATTACAACGAGTATGGTACAGGACTTGATGGACATGAGGGAACTGCATCGGGAGATAAAGCGACATATAAGAATTTGCTTATGACGCTAAAAAATAATATGCAAGCAGATGCTAAAGCACAGTACCAGCAGGCTGACAATCCGGTCTTCTATACCTATCAGGCAGGAGCTCAATATACAAAAGGTAGAAGCTTAGAAATAGGAATGGCACAACTGGAAGCTGCGAATGCAAATAGTGATATTATATGTGTTGGTCCCATCTATCCCATGACAGACGTTGGAGGGCACTTGGATGCAAATGGTTACCGTTGGTACGGCGAAATGATAGGGAAGGTGATATATAAAACGAAGGTTTTAGGTGAAACTTTTACACCACTGCAACCAATAGAAATTTCTCGTGTTGAAGGAAATCAAAAGCAACTGCGCATAAAATACATTGCTCCGAAGCTGCCATTGGTACTTGATACCAAAACCTTGTTAGAAATGCCTAATTATGGATTTAACGTTTATCTGAACGATGTAGAGCAAAGCATTCAGAACGTAGTGATAGACGGATCGGAACAGGATTGTGTTCTTATTACTTGTGCCAATAACCTGGATGGAGCTATCGAGGTTACTTATGCGGGTGTAGATGCTACATTGTCGGGACGAAACTTGCGAGGACATGGGAATCTGCGCGATAGCGATGACTATCAGGCATTCTTCAATTACGAACATAAAACATGGAACAATTCTCCTACTACAAGCGGAGAACCAATGGATGCTTCAGGGAATGTTATTGATGGAAAACATTATCCATTATATAATTTTAGTGTTGCTTTCTACTACAAGTTAGATGCAGACAAGGATAAATATATTGTTCCTAACCTGAGTGATATGTATTCAGATACCGACATAAGTTCGCTGAAGGTAAATGGCGATGATTGGAATATTGAGAATACTTATGTCTTAGATTGTGGTTATTCAGCGGATAAGATCGATGTGGCCGTTATTCCTGCTACCGGAGCCACAGTAAGTGGAGGCAAGTCTTTCTCTATGGATGTGAAAAAACCAGGTTTGTATGAGAAAGTTATCACAGTAACTGCCGCAGATGGTATAGCAAGCAAAAACTATACGCTGAAAGTAGAAGTGCCAATTCCTTTCAATAGTATAGTAGTACAGAAGTGGAACAATATCTTAGCTGTTAATAATAATGCGGCTACAAATGGAGGTTACGTTTTCAAAGATTACCAATGGTTTAGAAATGGAGAAAAGATTGGAACCAACAAACAATATTATTCTGCCGGAGGTAAAGAAACCGACATTCTCGATAAAGCTGCTTTGTATTCTGTAAGGATGACGACAGCAGACGGGAAAAGTTTTTCTACCTGTCAGGGAAGTGCACTCCTTAAGAGTTCGTCAACAAAAGTATATCCTAATCCGGTAAATGCTTTAGAAGTAATCAGTTTGGAAACAGATCTGGATGAGGATATGTTGAAAGGGGCAAAACTACAAGTATACACTATTGCGGGAAGTTTAGAAAAATCAATTCCTGTGGTAGGTAAAGTAACACCGTTTACGTTATCCAAAGCAGGAACATTTATAGTAAAACTTCGAACAAAGAGTGGCTTTGAAGAAGAGTTTAAGATAATAGCAAAATAA